One window from the genome of Nitrosospira multiformis encodes:
- the ahr gene encoding NADPH-dependent aldehyde reductase Ahr — translation MSEIHGWAAHGAKQKLEPFTYDAGPLGPEEVEIAVEYCGLCHSDISILNNDWGLSRYPVIPGHEAVGRIVAAGDHVKGLQIGQRVGVGWSVDSCMHCHECMTGHHNLCPEVGATIIGHHGGFADRLRAHWAWTFPLPDALDISSAGPLLCGGITVFAPLLVHGVKPTDRVGVVGIGGLGHLALKFANAWGCEVTAFTSSVSKTEELQRLGAHRVVSSRNSAEILAAVNSLDFLLITVNIPLDWGALLKTLRPNGRMHVVGAVLEPMPIPAFDLIMSQKSVSGSPTGGPAAISAMLDFAARHGIAPQVEHFPLSKVNDAIEHLAAGKARYRVVLDVA, via the coding sequence ATGAGCGAAATTCACGGATGGGCCGCGCATGGCGCTAAACAAAAACTGGAGCCATTTACTTACGATGCCGGTCCGCTGGGACCGGAGGAAGTGGAGATCGCCGTTGAGTATTGCGGTCTCTGTCATTCCGATATTTCGATCCTCAACAATGACTGGGGTTTATCCCGGTATCCCGTCATACCAGGGCACGAGGCGGTGGGGCGGATCGTCGCGGCGGGCGATCATGTCAAGGGATTGCAGATCGGGCAGCGTGTCGGTGTGGGGTGGAGCGTTGATAGCTGCATGCACTGCCATGAGTGCATGACCGGTCATCACAATCTCTGTCCGGAAGTGGGGGCGACTATCATCGGACATCACGGCGGCTTCGCCGACAGGCTGAGGGCTCATTGGGCATGGACGTTCCCTCTGCCTGACGCGCTGGATATTTCCTCCGCCGGCCCATTGCTTTGTGGCGGGATTACCGTGTTTGCTCCATTGCTCGTGCATGGCGTGAAACCGACGGACCGGGTGGGAGTCGTGGGCATCGGAGGTCTGGGCCACCTTGCCCTTAAATTCGCCAATGCCTGGGGCTGCGAGGTAACGGCCTTCACGTCCAGCGTATCCAAGACGGAGGAGTTGCAGAGATTGGGGGCGCATCGCGTTGTATCGAGCCGCAACAGCGCGGAAATTCTCGCGGCGGTCAACTCGCTCGATTTTCTGCTTATTACCGTGAACATACCGCTGGACTGGGGAGCGCTGCTCAAGACGCTGAGACCGAACGGCCGCATGCATGTCGTAGGCGCGGTCCTGGAGCCGATGCCAATTCCCGCCTTTGACCTGATCATGAGCCAGAAAAGTGTTTCAGGCTCGCCAACAGGGGGACCGGCGGCAATCTCGGCCATGCTGGATTTTGCCGCGCGCCATGGCATCGCGCCGCAGGTCGAGCATTTTCCGCTGAGCAAGGTGAACGATGCGATTGAGCATCTTGCGGCGGGCAAGGCGCGATATCGCGTTGTTCTGGACGTTGCATAA
- a CDS encoding DNA-3-methyladenine glycosylase family protein, with translation MTDTKVPADRYQLAIDHLLLIDEDWARLIKLTGPCTHQSQSAREPYEALIRAVAYQQLHARAADAIIARFLGMYSQHSFPEPDQILATAFDDLRRCGFSARKTDTIRGIANGALSGLVPPRDIADKMPDDELIARLIELPGIGRWTVEMLLIYTLERLDVMPADDFGVREGYRFLKSLDVMPNRREMENAGLPCRPYRTVAAWYLWRVPSLPGYKKKK, from the coding sequence ATGACAGATACGAAAGTACCAGCTGATAGATATCAGCTTGCCATTGACCATCTCTTGCTGATCGACGAAGATTGGGCGCGGCTGATAAAGCTCACCGGTCCATGCACGCATCAATCGCAATCGGCGCGTGAGCCCTACGAGGCGTTGATCAGGGCCGTAGCCTACCAGCAACTCCACGCACGTGCCGCCGATGCGATTATTGCAAGATTTCTGGGCATGTATTCCCAGCACTCATTTCCAGAACCGGATCAGATATTGGCCACGGCATTCGATGATCTTCGCCGTTGCGGTTTTTCCGCACGCAAGACCGACACCATCCGCGGCATTGCGAATGGCGCATTGAGCGGCCTGGTGCCGCCGCGAGATATTGCGGACAAAATGCCTGACGATGAGCTGATTGCCCGGCTCATCGAACTGCCGGGCATCGGCCGGTGGACGGTGGAAATGCTGCTTATCTATACGCTCGAACGGTTGGACGTCATGCCCGCCGACGATTTTGGCGTGCGCGAGGGGTATCGGTTCCTGAAATCCCTTGATGTCATGCCCAATCGTCGGGAAATGGAAAATGCCGGTTTGCCTTGCCGCCCTTATAGGACGGTGGCAGCCTGGTATCTGTGGCGCGTTCCCTCGTTGCCCGGCTATAAGAAAAAAAAATAG